CTGGCGATAGTGGCAATCGGGATGCCCATCGGCGCTTGCTGGCCAAGATTAACCGCTATTTCCGTAACGATACCATTGATTGGAGATGATAGCTCAACAGTAGCTTTAGCGGCAATGAAATTTGCCTTAGCAACCTCATAAGCTGTTTTTACACCTTTAAAATTTACCTCAGAAATTGCCTTTTGCTCATACAGATTCTGCATCTTCTCATAGTTATCTTTCGCATTCTGATAAACAGCATAAGCTTGATTGTATTGAGAAGTTGCACCATTCTTATCTAAGATAATTACAGGACTGCCTTTTTTAATACAACTCCCCTCTGATACCGGAATATCAACGACAGTTTCAGGAATAAGGGCATATATTTTTGATTGCTCGGCTCCTTCAAGCGTGCCCGAATATGTTTTTATTACAGTTATATCGCCTGTTTCAACAACATCAACCTCGACAGCGACCTTTTGCACAGAATCAACTTTTTGTTCATTAGAACCGCATCCGGCAATAATTAGCAGCAATATTAAGCCGGTCATTACATATCGATTAATCATTATAATTTCTCCATCATTTAAGTAGATTATCTTCACCAAGAGCTTTTTGTAAAGCCGCATAACCGGTTGCCAAATTATAAAATGCTTTTATGCGATTAATTTCGGCTATCGACAGAGCAACTTCAGACTCAAAATATTCCAATTGAGTGCCAACACCGTTTTCATACCGTACCCGCGCAATCTCCAATCCCCGCTTAGACATTTCTACAGCTTGTCCCCCAGCGGCTAAACTTTCACGCGCTTTCTGGTAGTTC
The DNA window shown above is from Candidatus Zixiibacteriota bacterium and carries:
- a CDS encoding efflux RND transporter periplasmic adaptor subunit, with the translated sequence MINRYVMTGLILLLIIAGCGSNEQKVDSVQKVAVEVDVVETGDITVIKTYSGTLEGAEQSKIYALIPETVVDIPVSEGSCIKKGSPVIILDKNGATSQYNQAYAVYQNAKDNYEKMQNLYEQKAISEVNFKGVKTAYEVAKANFIAAKATVELSSPINGIVTEIAVNLGQQAPMGIPIATIARTNKMRLTIFTGLREVEKLKVGQSAKILFDSSDSISAVVAEISQSADPQTRLFRVELQMDNPANVLKPGMYAKALVIVDNIKDALTISNRAIFSEEGISKVYLIKNDTAYVKTIVIGASDGKKTQVISGLSKGQQVVVVGKSSLRDAAPVIISNKDTENVSG